One part of the Arachidicoccus terrestris genome encodes these proteins:
- a CDS encoding GNAT family N-acetyltransferase codes for MPIIYAINKIIPIDTIIEVFDSSGINRPTGDMKRIESMFKAADLTVSAWDGDQLVGIARSLTDFCYCCYLSDLAVRKEYQHEGIGKELVRRTRLEIGPQSMLLLLAAPSAVAYYPKLGMEKMDRAFIFNRETD; via the coding sequence ATGCCAATCATTTACGCAATTAATAAGATAATTCCGATAGACACAATCATCGAAGTATTTGATAGTTCTGGCATCAACCGCCCCACCGGTGATATGAAGCGGATTGAAAGCATGTTTAAGGCAGCGGATCTGACAGTAAGTGCTTGGGATGGAGACCAATTGGTCGGTATCGCCCGCAGTCTGACAGACTTTTGTTACTGCTGTTACCTGTCCGACCTGGCGGTCCGTAAAGAATACCAACATGAGGGAATCGGCAAAGAACTTGTGCGCCGTACCCGCCTCGAAATCGGCCCTCAAAGTATGCTCTTGCTACTGGCAGCTCCCAGCGCAGTAGCGTACTATCCCAAATTGGGTATGGAAAAGATGGATCGCGCCTTTATCTTCAACAGGGAAACAGACTGA
- the hisF gene encoding imidazole glycerol phosphate synthase subunit HisF → MLTKRIIPCLDIKDGRTVKGINFESLRDAGDPVELGKFYADQGADELVFLDITATVEKRKTLRELVSKIARHINIPFTVGGGISSVEDGKILLDNGADKTSVNSAAFKRPELIQELAGAFGSQCVVLAIDTKKEADGHWYVYLNGGRLKTDIRCEDWARKGVELGAGEILLTSMNNDGTKQGFALDITETLATTLPVPVIASGGGGTVEHFIDVFESAHADAALAASIFHFREVEIGVLKRKLAEAGIPVRQ, encoded by the coding sequence ATGTTAACGAAAAGAATCATTCCCTGCCTGGATATCAAAGATGGCAGAACGGTGAAAGGTATTAATTTTGAAAGCCTTCGTGACGCCGGAGACCCGGTGGAACTCGGAAAGTTCTATGCCGATCAGGGTGCAGATGAACTGGTCTTTTTGGACATCACTGCAACGGTAGAAAAAAGAAAGACGCTGAGGGAGTTAGTCAGTAAGATAGCCCGCCATATCAATATTCCTTTCACGGTTGGGGGGGGGATCAGTTCTGTTGAGGATGGCAAGATCCTCCTGGACAACGGAGCTGACAAAACTTCGGTCAATTCGGCGGCGTTTAAACGGCCGGAACTGATCCAAGAACTGGCAGGCGCATTTGGGAGCCAGTGTGTCGTCTTGGCCATTGATACCAAAAAAGAGGCTGATGGTCATTGGTATGTTTATTTGAATGGAGGCAGGCTTAAAACAGATATCCGTTGTGAGGACTGGGCCAGAAAGGGAGTGGAATTAGGTGCAGGGGAGATATTGCTGACATCTATGAATAATGATGGAACGAAACAGGGGTTTGCACTGGATATTACAGAGACGCTGGCAACGACATTACCGGTTCCGGTTATCGCCAGCGGTGGTGGCGGGACTGTAGAGCACTTTATAGATGTCTTTGAGTCGGCGCATGCGGATGCGGCGCTGGCTGCCAGCATTTTTCATTTTAGAGAAGTAGAAATCGGTGTTT